One window of the Candidatus Hydrogenedentota bacterium genome contains the following:
- a CDS encoding zinc ribbon domain-containing protein: protein MPLFRFVCEDCGQDREILVRGQESPACPNCGSPRLIKQASAFAPAARGGDSGGAMPPGCESCCSRRDGTCPKF from the coding sequence ATGCCCTTGTTTCGTTTTGTGTGTGAAGATTGCGGGCAGGATCGGGAGATTCTGGTCAGAGGCCAGGAATCGCCCGCGTGTCCGAATTGCGGTTCCCCGCGGTTGATTAAGCAGGCAAGCGCGTTCGCGCCGGCCGCGCGCGGCGGCGATTCGGGCGGCGCGATGCCGCCGGGATGCGAATCCTGTTGCAGCCGCCGCGACGGAACGTGTCCAAAATTCTGA
- a CDS encoding glucosamine-6-phosphate isomerase has protein sequence MAVNLMSTLKGSLLEGFFPAGWNLDVLDEICSRPPESITRREPWWNKRFEPVACESLADFDMMMGHEIALEIANAKKAGKPIAFILPVGPMGMYRWAVYFLKEWKCDCRHVHGFNMDEWSDPKGATLPAKDPGAFQNAMEGAFYGPLGALTVPKAQRHFATKSELPTYGNRIAALRKKGARLVTVFGIGRVCHIAFWEPHFASEFKTLKEWKSQEFRLGARLHPLTIEQNAITSFKSRTTLVPTTANTIGPGLFLKSDRIIGGADGALGRGMMWQGMSLWATLHHEPTPWIPSTFMPTLAGRLFFLKELAGPLVAECN, from the coding sequence ATGGCTGTCAACCTGATGAGCACGTTGAAGGGATCGTTGTTGGAAGGGTTCTTTCCGGCGGGATGGAACCTCGACGTTCTGGACGAGATTTGTTCCCGGCCACCGGAATCCATCACACGGCGGGAGCCGTGGTGGAATAAAAGATTCGAGCCGGTCGCCTGCGAATCCCTCGCCGATTTCGACATGATGATGGGCCACGAAATCGCCCTTGAAATCGCGAACGCCAAAAAGGCCGGAAAGCCCATCGCCTTCATTTTGCCCGTCGGCCCGATGGGCATGTACCGGTGGGCCGTCTATTTCCTGAAAGAATGGAAATGCGATTGCCGGCACGTCCATGGTTTCAACATGGACGAGTGGAGCGATCCGAAGGGCGCCACCTTGCCGGCCAAAGATCCCGGCGCGTTTCAAAACGCCATGGAAGGCGCGTTTTACGGTCCGCTGGGCGCGCTGACGGTTCCGAAGGCGCAGCGCCATTTCGCCACGAAATCGGAACTGCCAACCTACGGCAATCGAATCGCCGCCCTGCGCAAGAAAGGCGCGCGGCTTGTCACCGTGTTCGGCATTGGCCGCGTCTGCCATATCGCGTTCTGGGAACCGCATTTCGCGTCCGAGTTCAAAACGCTCAAGGAATGGAAGTCGCAGGAGTTCCGTCTTGGCGCGCGCCTCCACCCGCTGACGATCGAGCAGAACGCCATCACCAGCTTCAAGAGCCGCACAACGCTCGTTCCGACGACCGCCAACACCATCGGACCGGGATTGTTCCTGAAATCGGACCGCATCATCGGCGGCGCGGACGGCGCGCTGGGACGCGGCATGATGTGGCAGGGCATGTCGCTCTGGGCGACGCTGCATCACGAACCGACGCCATGGATTCCCAGCACGTTCATGCCGACGCTGGCCGGACGGCTGTTTTTCCTCAAGGAACTCGCCGGGCCGCTTGTCGCCGAATGCAATTGA
- the htpG gene encoding molecular chaperone HtpG translates to MSSTKEHPVETREFQAEARQVLDLMVHAIYSNRDIFLRELISNASDALDRLRFEAIAKPELVPPDTELKIVLVVDKQARTLAVSDNGIGMTRDEVINLIGTIAKSGTKDFVRQIQEARNAAAPELIGQFGVGFYSAFMVADKVTLITRRAGEPAATKWESAGESTYTIGEAERPEQGTTVIVHLRPPDEDNALADYTQTWKIKEIVKKYSDFVAYPIRMDVEHTDDKGKTSVETETLNSMKAIWLREDGVSDEEYHEFYKHISHDWNEPLEIIRARMEGVLLYRLLLFIPSRAPFDLFFRDARHGVQLYVKRVFIMDDCEALLPPYLRFVRGVVDSEDLSLNISRELLQQDRQIERMRKGITGKVLESLRDMRERNPEKYRAFWKEFGRVLKEGLFHAPEKRGELLDLCLFASTHSESDPTTLKEYVARMKEGQEAIYYMTGESRKAIENSPHLEAFRAKGYEVLILDEPVDEVWTTAVFEYEGKRLQNAGKGDIELGSDDERKQEESSRKEKIERHASLLECLKTKLDEYVKEVRLSSRLTESPACLVGEPGDLSPQLEQLLRAANQPVPTVKRILEVNADHAILRALQSIYDAHREDPRIGDYARLLYGVATLAEGGQVPDPAEFSKCMARVMVEAMR, encoded by the coding sequence ATGAGTTCAACAAAGGAACATCCAGTTGAAACCAGGGAATTTCAGGCCGAGGCCCGGCAGGTACTGGACCTCATGGTACACGCCATTTATTCGAACCGGGACATCTTTCTGCGCGAGTTGATCTCGAACGCGTCGGACGCGCTCGACCGGCTGCGCTTCGAGGCCATCGCGAAGCCGGAACTCGTTCCGCCGGATACGGAACTAAAAATCGTCCTCGTCGTGGACAAGCAGGCGCGCACGTTGGCCGTCAGCGACAACGGCATCGGCATGACCCGCGACGAGGTGATCAATCTGATCGGCACCATCGCGAAATCCGGCACGAAGGACTTCGTCCGACAGATTCAGGAGGCGCGCAACGCCGCTGCGCCGGAACTGATCGGGCAATTCGGCGTCGGTTTTTATTCGGCGTTCATGGTGGCCGACAAGGTCACGCTGATTACGCGCCGCGCCGGCGAACCGGCGGCCACGAAATGGGAATCCGCCGGGGAATCCACCTACACCATCGGGGAGGCCGAACGGCCCGAACAGGGCACGACGGTCATCGTTCATCTCAGGCCGCCCGACGAGGATAACGCGCTGGCGGACTACACGCAGACATGGAAGATAAAGGAAATCGTCAAGAAATACTCCGACTTCGTCGCCTATCCGATCCGCATGGACGTCGAGCACACGGACGACAAGGGCAAGACCTCCGTCGAAACCGAAACGTTGAATTCGATGAAGGCGATCTGGCTGCGTGAGGACGGCGTAAGCGACGAGGAATACCACGAATTCTACAAGCATATCTCGCACGACTGGAACGAGCCGCTCGAAATCATCCGCGCGCGCATGGAGGGCGTGTTGCTGTACCGGCTGCTGCTGTTCATTCCATCGCGCGCGCCGTTCGATTTGTTTTTCCGCGATGCGCGCCACGGTGTGCAACTGTATGTGAAGCGGGTTTTCATCATGGACGATTGCGAGGCGTTGTTGCCCCCGTATCTGCGCTTCGTGCGCGGCGTGGTTGATTCGGAAGACCTTTCGCTGAACATTTCCCGCGAGCTGTTGCAGCAGGACAGGCAAATCGAGCGCATGCGCAAGGGCATCACGGGCAAGGTGCTCGAATCGCTGCGCGACATGCGCGAACGCAATCCGGAAAAATACCGCGCATTCTGGAAGGAATTCGGGCGCGTGCTCAAGGAGGGGCTTTTCCATGCGCCGGAGAAGCGCGGGGAACTTCTGGACCTGTGCCTGTTCGCATCCACGCATTCCGAAAGCGATCCCACAACGCTCAAGGAGTATGTCGCGCGCATGAAGGAAGGCCAAGAAGCCATCTATTACATGACCGGCGAATCGCGCAAGGCCATCGAGAATTCACCCCACCTCGAGGCGTTCCGCGCGAAGGGGTATGAAGTCCTGATACTGGACGAACCCGTTGACGAGGTCTGGACCACCGCCGTCTTCGAATACGAGGGCAAGCGCCTGCAAAACGCGGGCAAGGGCGACATCGAACTGGGCAGCGACGACGAGCGTAAACAGGAGGAATCTTCGCGAAAGGAAAAGATCGAACGGCACGCGTCGTTGCTGGAATGCCTGAAAACCAAACTGGACGAATATGTGAAGGAAGTCCGGCTGTCGTCGCGCCTGACCGAGTCGCCAGCGTGCCTTGTCGGCGAGCCGGGCGATCTGTCCCCGCAACTTGAACAATTGCTGCGCGCCGCAAACCAGCCGGTTCCGACAGTCAAGCGTATACTGGAAGTCAACGCGGATCACGCGATCCTGCGCGCGCTGCAATCCATTTACGACGCCCATCGCGAGGATCCGCGCATCGGGGACTACGCCCGGTTGCTGTACGGCGTCGCAACCCTCGCGGAAGGCGGGCAGGTTCCCGATCCGGCCGAATTCAGCAAGTGCATGGCCCGTGTCATGGTCGAGGCGATGCGGTAG
- the coaE gene encoding dephospho-CoA kinase (Dephospho-CoA kinase (CoaE) performs the final step in coenzyme A biosynthesis.), which produces MRIIGLTGGIGCGKSEAGRRFSENGIPVLDADEIAHELIAPGGAAEQAVLDALGGDILVRGRIDRARVAEKVFGHPERLERLNAIMHPLVGMEIGRRCAALAEAGHGTAVVEAALLAEQGRRDDYLQGLILVLCAETDRVNRLVALRRLDRGEALRRIRAQTPPERKIPCADWIIHNDGSLQHLYDQVDAIAKAIREADK; this is translated from the coding sequence ATGCGGATCATAGGATTGACCGGAGGGATCGGGTGCGGCAAGTCGGAGGCGGGCCGCCGCTTTTCCGAAAACGGCATACCCGTTCTCGATGCGGACGAAATAGCCCATGAGTTGATCGCGCCGGGGGGCGCGGCGGAACAGGCGGTATTGGACGCCCTTGGAGGGGATATCCTTGTCCGTGGTCGTATTGATCGCGCGCGCGTGGCGGAGAAGGTGTTCGGCCATCCTGAACGGCTGGAACGGCTGAATGCCATAATGCATCCCCTTGTCGGCATGGAAATCGGCCGGCGGTGCGCCGCGTTGGCGGAGGCAGGGCACGGCACGGCCGTGGTGGAGGCGGCGCTGCTTGCGGAACAAGGACGCCGGGACGATTATTTACAGGGCTTGATTCTTGTATTGTGCGCCGAAACGGACCGAGTCAACCGGCTGGTCGCATTGCGTCGTCTCGATCGCGGGGAGGCGCTGCGGCGCATTCGGGCGCAAACGCCGCCCGAACGCAAGATCCCCTGTGCGGATTGGATTATCCATAATGACGGGTCGCTGCAACACCTGTACGATCAGGTGGATGCCATCGCAAAGGCCATCAGGGAGGCGGACAAATGA
- a CDS encoding Gfo/Idh/MocA family oxidoreductase: protein MKIIRVGFVGLGGICRQRHVPGLKRIEGVEIVAVANRTRASGEAAAREFGIPDVCDSWQELVARDDLDAVFIGTWPYMHCPISLAALEAGKHVFCQARMAMNLAEARMMYEAARKSGLVAALCPVPFGLSMDATMARWLREGRMGEVRCVRAQSFTDAYADPEAPMNWRKDHRLSGLNTLTLGMFIEVIHRWFGWTRVVHAWTQTFTPERVDAEGRRMPVRIPDQIMILSEMESGLPVQYVFSGVVAGGADAIEIYGTRATLHYHVASDTAVITRQSNAVERVEILPEDVYDVANWRVERDFIAAIREGRPYHPDFEDGLRYMQVIQAVFDSAAEGRTIRLGDPRS, encoded by the coding sequence ATGAAAATCATTCGTGTGGGATTCGTGGGACTGGGCGGTATTTGCCGGCAACGGCATGTCCCGGGTCTGAAACGCATCGAGGGCGTCGAAATCGTGGCCGTGGCCAACCGGACGCGTGCATCGGGCGAAGCCGCGGCGCGCGAATTCGGCATCCCGGACGTCTGCGATTCCTGGCAGGAATTGGTCGCCCGCGACGACCTCGACGCGGTCTTCATCGGGACATGGCCCTACATGCACTGTCCAATAAGCCTTGCGGCGCTCGAAGCCGGCAAGCACGTGTTCTGCCAGGCGCGCATGGCGATGAATTTGGCCGAAGCCCGGATGATGTACGAGGCCGCACGGAAGTCTGGACTCGTGGCGGCGCTTTGTCCGGTGCCTTTCGGTCTTTCCATGGACGCCACGATGGCGCGCTGGCTACGGGAAGGCCGGATGGGCGAGGTGCGGTGTGTCCGCGCCCAGAGTTTCACGGATGCCTATGCCGATCCAGAAGCCCCGATGAATTGGCGAAAAGATCACCGCCTGAGCGGACTCAACACACTGACGCTGGGCATGTTCATCGAGGTCATTCATCGTTGGTTCGGCTGGACGCGCGTGGTCCATGCATGGACGCAGACCTTCACTCCCGAACGCGTGGATGCCGAAGGCCGCCGCATGCCCGTGCGAATTCCGGACCAGATTATGATCCTGTCCGAGATGGAATCGGGATTGCCCGTGCAATATGTTTTCAGCGGGGTCGTCGCCGGCGGCGCGGACGCCATCGAAATTTACGGAACACGCGCGACTTTGCACTACCATGTCGCGTCGGATACGGCTGTAATCACGCGGCAATCGAACGCTGTCGAGCGCGTCGAGATTCTGCCGGAGGACGTCTACGACGTGGCCAACTGGCGCGTTGAACGCGATTTCATCGCCGCCATCCGGGAAGGACGGCCCTATCATCCCGATTTCGAGGACGGGCTCCGTTACATGCAGGTGATTCAGGCCGTGTTCGATTCGGCCGCTGAAGGCCGCACAATCCGGCTCGGCGATCCGCGATCGTAG
- a CDS encoding ABC transporter ATP-binding protein — protein MESLLDVRDLRVHFHTRNGVARAVDGVSFGIGKGETVGLVGESGSGKSVTAYALLRLIPMPPGRIESGEACFDGLDLLHCGNAELRRIRGRRISMVFQDPMTALNPYKTIGDQVAEPLRVHEGCTRAEAWARAAEMMESVGISNAADRMRSYPHEFSGGMRQRATIAMALMLRPVLLLADEPTTALDTTVQAQILSLIARTQRARNLSVLLITHNLGVVAGVCDRVLIMYAGRMVESAPVDVLFRRPRHPYTQALMEAVPSLDAARKTLYTIPGMPPDPLRPVTGCPFAPRCAHVAAKCRKETPVLAAIAENHASACLRVQEGEL, from the coding sequence ATGGAATCGTTGCTGGACGTCCGGGATTTGCGGGTCCATTTTCACACGCGCAACGGCGTGGCGCGCGCGGTGGACGGCGTGTCGTTCGGGATTGGAAAAGGAGAGACGGTCGGACTCGTTGGCGAGTCGGGTTCGGGCAAGAGCGTCACGGCGTATGCGCTGCTGCGGCTGATTCCAATGCCTCCGGGCCGCATCGAATCGGGCGAGGCTTGCTTCGACGGCCTTGACCTGCTTCATTGCGGCAACGCCGAGTTGCGGCGGATCCGCGGACGGCGCATTTCCATGGTCTTTCAGGATCCGATGACGGCGCTGAATCCGTACAAGACCATCGGCGATCAGGTCGCCGAGCCGTTACGGGTTCACGAGGGTTGTACGCGCGCGGAGGCATGGGCGCGGGCCGCGGAAATGATGGAATCCGTCGGGATATCGAACGCGGCGGATCGCATGCGCTCGTATCCGCATGAATTCAGCGGCGGCATGCGCCAGCGCGCGACTATCGCCATGGCGCTGATGCTGCGCCCCGTCCTGCTGCTGGCCGACGAACCGACGACGGCGCTGGACACGACGGTTCAGGCGCAAATTCTGTCGCTCATCGCGCGGACGCAGCGCGCGCGCAACTTGTCGGTTTTGCTGATCACCCACAATCTCGGCGTGGTGGCGGGCGTGTGCGATCGCGTATTGATCATGTATGCGGGCCGCATGGTCGAATCCGCGCCGGTAGACGTGTTGTTCCGGCGTCCCCGGCATCCCTATACGCAAGCGCTGATGGAAGCGGTTCCTTCGCTGGACGCGGCGCGCAAGACGCTGTATACGATACCCGGCATGCCGCCCGATCCGCTACGGCCGGTCACGGGCTGTCCGTTCGCCCCCCGTTGCGCGCACGTGGCGGCAAAATGCCGGAAGGAGACGCCGGTTCTGGCGGCGATTGCCGAAAACCATGCGAGCGCTTGCCTGCGCGTCCAGGAAGGCGAGTTATGA
- a CDS encoding ABC transporter ATP-binding protein, translating into MTSPLLEIEEVRVYFTKGASCVRAVDGVDLSVAEGEVLGLVGESGCGKTTLARAVMRLVPLTAGRIRFEGVDLAGLPRRLLNGIRPRLQMIFQDPYSSLNPRMTVFDTIAEPLRVHGRVARRDTAGRVVRLMEQVGLAGRFARKYPHEFSGGQRQRIAIARALALDPRLIIADEPVSALDVSVQAQILNLLSDLIRARGLALILVSHDLAVVRHLAHRVAVMKEGRIIEIGPAGDVFDRPRHAHTRTLLDATPAMDPAKARASLLKNI; encoded by the coding sequence ATGACCTCCCCGTTGCTTGAGATCGAGGAGGTCCGGGTCTATTTCACGAAAGGGGCGTCGTGCGTCCGAGCGGTGGACGGCGTGGACCTTTCGGTCGCGGAAGGCGAGGTGCTGGGATTGGTCGGTGAATCGGGATGTGGCAAAACGACCTTGGCGCGCGCCGTCATGCGGCTTGTTCCGCTGACCGCCGGGCGTATCCGGTTCGAGGGCGTGGATCTTGCCGGCCTACCGCGGCGTCTTTTGAACGGGATACGCCCGCGGCTCCAGATGATTTTCCAGGATCCCTACTCTTCGCTGAACCCCCGCATGACGGTTTTCGACACGATCGCCGAACCGCTGCGGGTGCATGGCCGCGTGGCACGCCGCGACACGGCCGGCCGCGTCGTCCGGCTGATGGAGCAAGTGGGCCTCGCAGGACGCTTTGCGCGCAAGTATCCACACGAGTTTTCCGGCGGCCAACGCCAGCGTATCGCGATTGCCCGGGCATTGGCCCTGGATCCGAGACTGATTATTGCCGACGAACCGGTCTCCGCGCTGGACGTTTCGGTCCAGGCGCAGATTCTCAATCTGTTGTCGGACCTGATTCGGGCGCGCGGGCTGGCGCTCATTCTGGTTTCGCACGATTTGGCCGTTGTGCGGCATTTGGCGCACCGCGTGGCGGTCATGAAAGAAGGCCGAATCATCGAGATCGGCCCCGCGGGGGACGTGTTCGACCGGCCGCGGCATGCCCATACGCGCACGTTGCTCGACGCAACGCCCGCGATGGATCCCGCCAAGGCGCGCGCGAGTCTCTTGAAGAACATTTGA